The genomic window ATTGCAAAGCTCTGCTATTGGTGTTATATTACATACAAGTTGTTTTTTCATTGGTTTTTATCAGGTTCCTGTTCTGATAAAAGTTAGTGAAAAGATCTTCACTAACGTAGCGACTCGCAGTGATTTAACACCGAGGCGGTACGTTTTTTTATTGCCTAATTCATCAAATAAAACAACCTTTTTTGTGTAGAAAGGAATCATAAAATGACAAATCATATCGTTCTTTTTGAACCGCAAATACCAGCCAATACTGGGAACATCGCTCGGACATGTGCTGCAACGAATTCACCCTTACATCTCATTGAGCCGTTAGGTTTTTCGACAGATGATAAGCACCTAAAAAGAGCTGGCCTGGATTACTGGCATGATGTGACTATCACGTATCATAAGGATTTGGCCGCTTTTCTGACTTTTATAGGGGATGAGCCCTTACATTTGATTACAAAGTTTGCGAATAAGGTATATAGTGATGAGAACCTTGCAGATGGTAGAAATCATTATTTCATGTTTGGTAAAGAAACGACAGGATTGCCAGAGGATTTCATGCGTGAAAATGAAGAAAAATGCTTAAGAATACCAATGAACGATGAACACGTGCGTTCGTTGAACCTGTCAAACACGGCTGCTTTAGTTGTTTATGAAGCCTTGCGGCAGCAAGCATTTCCAAATTTAGAATTGAAGCATCATTATGAGAATGATAAGTTGGATTAGTTCTTTCAGGTTAAATTCTAGTTCAAGTGATAGATAATAAAAAACCATACTAAGAATGAGTTAGCCATTCTTAGTATGGTTTTTGCTTGTTTTTAAGCGTTTAGTTCAATGCATTTTTCATTGTATCTATATAGTCAGACATGCTATCTCTATATGTTTTTAAGAAGCTGACGAGAGTATCTTTACCAACCAAAGTTTTCGTACCTAATTTTTCGTATTCTTTTTTCTGTTCCTCAAGTGAAGCTTCACTTTCCTTTTTCATGTCGGCAAATGCGGCTTCATCATACAATACAGTATCTTTAAAGACATTCTCATATTCAGTGAGATAGTTAGAAACGATTTTTTGATAGATGTCTAAATAATCTTTATACGTTTTGATTGCTTCAATTTCACCATCAGAGATATCTAATTTAGTGACACCACTTTCGGTTTTTGTTTCTTTTTCACTCGCCTTTGTTTCAGAGCTGGAACTCTTCGTTGTGCTTTCTTTAGAAGAGCTCTCTGCTTCTTTGCTGCCATCGAAATCATGGTCCGTATAACCAACGATGATCGTGTCGCCTTTTTCAGCATAATAACCAGCATCTTTTAGGTCAACATCGTCACTGCCAAAGTATTCTGCACCACAGCCGCTTTCTAACTGGTAGCAGTCGCCTTCATAAATTTTCTTTTTGTTGATCGTTGCAGCATCATCAAAGTTCTTCGTTACGAATTTTACTTTTAAACCAG from Enterococcus sp. 9E7_DIV0242 includes these protein-coding regions:
- the trmL gene encoding tRNA (uridine(34)/cytosine(34)/5-carboxymethylaminomethyluridine(34)-2'-O)-methyltransferase TrmL, encoding MTNHIVLFEPQIPANTGNIARTCAATNSPLHLIEPLGFSTDDKHLKRAGLDYWHDVTITYHKDLAAFLTFIGDEPLHLITKFANKVYSDENLADGRNHYFMFGKETTGLPEDFMRENEEKCLRIPMNDEHVRSLNLSNTAALVVYEALRQQAFPNLELKHHYENDKLD